Proteins from a genomic interval of Corynebacterium freiburgense:
- a CDS encoding 5-oxoprolinase subunit B family protein, which yields MDIKPCGDAALLLDIQNSDVADAGISILAGVMNVHQQIRDMNIPGVVDIVPAGATVVVSLDTALCTPKQATQYLQDVTISAGTLESGREVVIPVVYQGPDLEVVADATGLRVRDVIQQHSEMPWLAAFGGFAPGFMYLVPQQPLWNIPRRSQPRPQIPVGAVGLAGEFSGVYPQASPGGWQLLGITPLQMWDTSRAQPSYIAPGDTVIFKEQHA from the coding sequence GTGGACATTAAACCTTGTGGAGATGCAGCACTCCTATTGGATATTCAAAACTCCGATGTTGCGGACGCTGGCATCTCCATTTTGGCCGGTGTTATGAACGTGCACCAACAGATCCGAGATATGAATATCCCTGGAGTGGTAGATATTGTTCCGGCAGGCGCAACGGTTGTGGTTTCCCTGGACACCGCGCTATGCACTCCAAAACAAGCCACCCAATACCTTCAAGATGTAACGATCTCCGCCGGAACCCTGGAATCCGGACGTGAAGTAGTGATTCCGGTGGTGTATCAGGGGCCCGATTTGGAAGTAGTTGCAGATGCAACTGGTTTGCGTGTGCGCGACGTTATTCAGCAACACTCTGAAATGCCATGGCTTGCGGCATTTGGTGGTTTCGCCCCGGGATTTATGTATTTGGTACCACAGCAACCCCTATGGAATATTCCGCGCCGCAGCCAGCCACGCCCACAAATCCCCGTTGGTGCCGTTGGTCTAGCTGGTGAGTTTTCCGGAGTGTACCCGCAAGCTTCTCCGGGTGGCTGGCAGTTACTCGGCATTACACCATTGCAAATGTGGGATACTTCCCGCGCCCAGCCATCCTATATCGCACCTGGTGACACGGTTATTTTTAAGGAGCAACATGCTTGA
- a CDS encoding NRAMP family divalent metal transporter: MAEKTLGQAAASATTRSALLGAIFLMATSAIGPGFLTQTATFTNKLGAAFAFAILASIILDIAIQLNVWRVIGISGMRAQELSNQVLPGLGWVLAICIAVGGVVFNIGNIAGAGLGTNAFLGANVQAGGVITALLAIAIFLFKRLGGALDKLLVVLGMVMMLLTLYVAIVSQPPVGDALKNTVLPETIDWVTITTLVGGTVGGYITYAGAHRMLDSGRVGVEYVRNVAVSSVTGILLTGVMRVVLFLAVLGVVAGGVSLAGENPAGEAFQAAAGEIGLRFFGIVLWAAALSSIIGASYTSATFLVSNSSDKRALQNWVTIGFICISAFLFVIMGTAPKQLLVFAGAFNGLVLPIGFTLMMYIATFRQKDLLHGYKYPAWLLIIGWLATLVAWWLAWTAFSGVFSLLSAA; this comes from the coding sequence ATGGCCGAAAAAACTTTGGGGCAAGCAGCGGCTTCAGCAACCACGCGGAGTGCGCTTTTAGGCGCTATATTTCTTATGGCTACCAGCGCCATTGGCCCAGGGTTTCTTACCCAAACAGCAACGTTTACAAACAAACTTGGGGCAGCATTCGCGTTTGCAATTCTGGCTTCCATTATTTTGGATATCGCCATTCAGCTCAATGTTTGGCGCGTTATTGGTATTTCTGGGATGCGTGCCCAGGAGCTCAGCAATCAAGTACTTCCAGGTCTAGGCTGGGTGCTGGCCATCTGTATTGCCGTAGGCGGTGTGGTATTTAATATTGGCAATATCGCAGGCGCCGGACTAGGCACAAACGCATTTTTAGGCGCAAACGTCCAGGCTGGAGGCGTAATTACCGCCTTATTGGCAATTGCCATTTTCTTATTTAAGCGGCTTGGTGGAGCCCTGGATAAGCTGCTGGTAGTCCTTGGCATGGTCATGATGCTGCTGACCCTATATGTTGCCATTGTGTCTCAACCACCCGTTGGTGATGCTCTGAAAAACACAGTCTTGCCAGAAACTATTGACTGGGTCACCATTACCACCTTGGTTGGCGGTACTGTGGGCGGTTATATCACCTATGCTGGTGCGCACCGCATGTTGGATTCTGGACGTGTGGGTGTTGAATATGTTCGCAATGTAGCGGTTTCTTCCGTTACGGGCATTTTACTTACCGGCGTAATGCGCGTGGTGCTTTTCCTAGCGGTACTTGGTGTGGTTGCTGGTGGCGTTTCGTTGGCTGGAGAAAATCCTGCTGGTGAAGCTTTCCAGGCTGCAGCTGGTGAAATCGGTTTGCGGTTCTTTGGCATTGTGCTTTGGGCAGCAGCCTTAAGTTCGATTATTGGTGCGAGCTATACTTCGGCTACATTTTTGGTTTCTAACTCATCAGATAAACGTGCGCTCCAAAATTGGGTGACCATAGGCTTCATCTGTATTTCCGCATTTTTGTTCGTAATTATGGGAACCGCTCCTAAACAGCTCTTAGTATTCGCTGGTGCTTTCAATGGGTTGGTTCTTCCCATAGGGTTTACCTTAATGATGTACATTGCAACGTTCCGCCAAAAGGATCTTTTGCATGGCTATAAGTACCCTGCTTGGTTATTGATTATTGGCTGGCTGGCAACATTAGTTGCATGGTGGCTGGCATGGACGGCTTTCTCAGGCGTATTTAGCCTGCTTAGTGCCGCTTAA
- a CDS encoding DUF5997 family protein — protein sequence MKPQTAAKKLGIYLPATPESFQNTPLSHTEFVELQSNPPEWLAELRRTGPHPRPVVAQKLGITIAALKRNDMDKPLTTTEIKALLADQPDWLRAARTQLAEERQNKSQ from the coding sequence ATGAAACCCCAGACCGCGGCCAAAAAACTTGGTATCTATCTACCCGCGACTCCGGAGTCTTTTCAAAACACACCACTCAGCCATACCGAATTTGTAGAACTTCAATCCAATCCACCCGAGTGGTTAGCAGAACTCCGCCGCACCGGACCACACCCACGCCCTGTGGTTGCTCAAAAACTTGGTATTACTATTGCCGCACTCAAGCGCAATGATATGGATAAACCGCTCACCACTACGGAGATCAAGGCCCTATTGGCCGATCAACCAGATTGGCTTCGCGCAGCTCGAACCCAATTAGCTGAAGAACGCCAAAACAAATCTCAGTAA
- the coaA gene encoding type I pantothenate kinase has protein sequence MVRPNVVSPYLDFNRAQWRRLRQSMPQVLTEAELDKLRGIGENIDLDEVAEVYLPLSRLIHLQINARQELMKATETFLGSRTPDVPFIIGIAGSVAVGKSTTARVLQVLLQRWDTHPRVDLVTTDGFLYPAAELHKRKIMNRKGYPESYDQRALLRFVTEVKAGRPSCTAPVYSHTLYDRVPGEYITVRQPDILILEGLNVLQTGPTLMVSDLFDFSVYVDARTDDIERWYIERFLQLRSTAFSAPDAHFSHYAQLDDAQARALAREIWQSVNLPNLVENILPTRVRASLVLFKDANHQVERVRMRNI, from the coding sequence ATGGTCCGCCCCAATGTGGTCAGCCCCTACCTAGACTTCAACCGCGCCCAATGGCGTCGCCTGCGACAATCCATGCCGCAGGTCCTTACCGAAGCCGAACTCGACAAACTCCGAGGCATCGGCGAAAACATCGACCTTGATGAAGTCGCCGAAGTTTACCTTCCGCTTAGCCGCCTGATCCACCTACAAATCAACGCCCGCCAAGAATTAATGAAAGCCACCGAAACCTTTCTCGGTTCGCGCACCCCTGATGTGCCATTCATCATTGGAATCGCTGGCTCCGTCGCCGTAGGGAAATCCACCACCGCCCGAGTCCTCCAAGTACTACTCCAACGCTGGGACACCCACCCAAGAGTAGACCTGGTAACCACCGATGGTTTCCTCTACCCTGCCGCCGAACTTCATAAGCGGAAAATCATGAACCGCAAAGGATACCCCGAAAGCTACGACCAACGCGCACTCTTACGCTTTGTTACCGAGGTAAAAGCCGGACGCCCCTCCTGCACCGCGCCCGTATACTCACACACACTCTACGACCGAGTACCCGGAGAATACATCACCGTGCGGCAGCCCGACATTTTGATCCTCGAAGGGCTCAACGTACTACAAACCGGGCCAACACTCATGGTCAGCGATTTATTCGACTTCTCTGTCTATGTTGACGCACGCACTGATGATATAGAACGCTGGTATATCGAGCGATTCCTCCAACTCCGCAGCACCGCATTCTCCGCCCCCGACGCGCACTTCTCCCACTACGCCCAGCTTGACGACGCCCAGGCACGCGCCCTTGCACGCGAGATCTGGCAATCCGTCAACCTGCCAAACCTGGTGGAAAACATTCTGCCTACCCGCGTGCGAGCCTCCTTGGTTCTTTTCAAAGATGCAAACCACCAGGTAGAACGAGTACGAATGCGAAATATTTAA
- a CDS encoding flavodoxin domain-containing protein, which translates to MISPHILVESVYGSTQQYADELAKRTGGRIRALENTETLETELASAPAPLIICSPNYGPVNKGVSWVKENPQLVRAYASALVVVGMSLPDYAKTRDAAGTALGNLAADVPRFYLPGRLTHSQLSTKHRSVLWSVNQMIKRKPSPNENDRNMIAEYGKDIDHVNFTHLEPVVNWWRSLTLERV; encoded by the coding sequence ATGATCTCACCACACATACTCGTAGAATCTGTTTACGGATCCACCCAACAATACGCCGATGAACTGGCTAAACGCACCGGCGGAAGAATACGAGCTCTTGAAAACACCGAAACTCTGGAAACCGAACTCGCTTCCGCACCAGCGCCCCTAATAATTTGTTCACCAAACTACGGGCCTGTAAATAAAGGCGTCTCCTGGGTAAAAGAAAATCCCCAACTAGTACGCGCGTACGCAAGTGCCCTTGTGGTTGTAGGGATGTCCCTGCCCGACTACGCAAAAACCCGAGACGCCGCCGGCACAGCACTAGGCAACCTAGCAGCCGACGTCCCTCGCTTTTACCTCCCCGGAAGACTCACACACTCCCAACTAAGCACCAAACACCGAAGCGTCTTATGGTCAGTCAACCAAATGATCAAACGCAAACCCAGCCCCAACGAAAACGATCGCAATATGATCGCCGAATACGGCAAAGACATTGACCACGTAAACTTCACCCACCTCGAACCAGTAGTCAACTGGTGGCGCTCACTCACACTTGAGCGTGTATAA
- a CDS encoding LamB/YcsF family protein has protein sequence MHIDLNSDLGESFGSWTMGSDSQLLALVSSANVACGFHAGDPLVMRRTCAKARAHGVRIGAHPGYRDVAGFGRRNMDYDAATLTAETIYQVGALQAAAHSVGAVVEYVKPHGALYNRIARDKTQAMAVIEGILPFRLPLMGLAGSPILQWAEESGLRTIAEAFADRLYMPDGSLSPRSQVGSVLDAEQSVDQAVRIASGKPVTTATGDEIIIQASSICVHGDNPHALDVVRQIIAGLEHSGVGVSSGH, from the coding sequence ATGCACATTGATTTGAATTCCGATCTCGGTGAAAGCTTCGGCTCATGGACAATGGGAAGTGATTCCCAACTGCTTGCTTTAGTAAGCAGCGCAAATGTCGCTTGTGGTTTTCATGCTGGCGATCCTCTAGTAATGCGCCGTACATGCGCCAAGGCGCGAGCGCACGGAGTTCGGATCGGTGCTCACCCCGGCTACCGTGATGTTGCTGGGTTTGGCCGGCGCAATATGGATTACGACGCCGCGACCCTTACCGCCGAAACCATCTACCAGGTTGGCGCGCTTCAGGCCGCCGCACATTCCGTTGGCGCAGTGGTTGAATATGTAAAACCACATGGTGCACTGTATAACCGCATCGCTCGCGATAAGACCCAAGCAATGGCGGTAATTGAAGGCATTTTGCCATTCCGCCTACCACTTATGGGCCTGGCCGGGTCACCTATTTTGCAATGGGCTGAAGAATCCGGGCTTCGCACTATCGCCGAGGCCTTCGCAGATCGACTCTATATGCCAGATGGTTCACTTTCACCAAGGTCTCAAGTTGGTTCTGTACTGGATGCCGAACAATCAGTTGATCAAGCCGTCCGTATCGCCTCAGGCAAGCCGGTCACAACGGCCACGGGCGATGAGATTATTATTCAAGCGTCTTCGATTTGTGTACATGGTGATAATCCACATGCCTTGGATGTTGTTCGCCAAATTATTGCTGGCTTAGAACATAGTGGGGTTGGGGTTTCCAGTGGACATTAA
- the glyA gene encoding serine hydroxymethyltransferase: protein MTDATNDIRYQSLTQLDPEVAQAMAGELSRQRNTLEMIASENFVPRAVLQAQGSVLTNKYAEGYPGRRYYGGCEDVDIVENLAIARAKDLFGAEAANVQPHAGAQANAAVLMALANPGEKIMGLSLAHGGHLTHGMKLNFSGKLYDVAAYGVDSESMRVDMDQVREQALVEKPDVIIAGWSAYPRHLDFAAFREIADEVGAKLWVDMAHFAGLVAAGLHPSPVPYADVVSTTVHKTLGGPRSGLILSTEAWAKKINSAVFPGQQGGPLMHAIAAKAVALKIAGTEEFRLRQERTLEGARILAERLMAQDCQAAGIDVLTGGTDVHLVLADLRNSEMNGQEAEDLLHAVGITVNRNAVPNDPRPPMVTSGLRIGTPALATRGFDTAAFTEVADIIGTALAAGKGADVSALRARVSALAEQFPLYDGLEDWKLM, encoded by the coding sequence ATGACCGATGCCACAAACGATATCCGTTATCAGTCTTTGACGCAGTTGGATCCGGAGGTGGCTCAGGCCATGGCCGGCGAGCTGTCTCGTCAGCGCAATACGTTGGAAATGATCGCATCAGAGAATTTTGTGCCTCGTGCGGTATTGCAAGCGCAGGGTTCGGTGCTTACAAATAAGTATGCTGAGGGCTACCCAGGCCGTCGTTATTACGGTGGCTGCGAAGACGTTGACATTGTGGAAAATCTTGCCATTGCGCGCGCAAAGGACCTATTTGGTGCAGAAGCCGCCAATGTCCAGCCTCATGCTGGTGCGCAAGCAAATGCGGCAGTCCTTATGGCATTAGCAAACCCTGGCGAAAAAATTATGGGTTTGTCGTTGGCTCATGGTGGTCACCTTACGCACGGAATGAAACTCAATTTCTCCGGCAAGCTTTACGACGTCGCGGCATACGGCGTTGATTCGGAAAGCATGCGCGTGGACATGGACCAAGTCCGCGAACAGGCATTGGTGGAAAAGCCTGATGTGATTATTGCTGGCTGGTCTGCGTATCCACGTCATTTAGATTTTGCTGCGTTTCGCGAGATCGCCGATGAAGTTGGCGCAAAACTCTGGGTGGATATGGCCCACTTTGCTGGCTTGGTTGCGGCTGGCTTACATCCTTCCCCGGTGCCTTATGCGGATGTGGTTTCCACAACAGTACATAAGACGCTTGGTGGCCCGCGTTCTGGACTTATTCTTTCTACCGAGGCGTGGGCAAAGAAGATTAATTCTGCTGTTTTCCCTGGCCAGCAGGGTGGTCCTTTAATGCATGCTATTGCTGCGAAGGCGGTTGCATTAAAGATTGCTGGTACTGAAGAGTTCCGGTTGCGTCAAGAGCGCACTTTGGAGGGGGCTCGTATTCTTGCAGAGCGTTTAATGGCGCAAGATTGCCAGGCGGCAGGTATCGATGTGCTTACTGGTGGCACTGATGTGCATTTAGTGCTTGCGGATCTACGAAATTCTGAAATGAATGGCCAAGAAGCCGAGGATCTTTTACATGCGGTTGGTATTACGGTGAACCGGAATGCTGTGCCGAATGATCCTCGCCCACCAATGGTGACTTCAGGTTTGCGTATTGGTACGCCTGCTCTTGCCACTCGTGGTTTTGATACCGCGGCGTTTACTGAGGTCGCAGATATTATTGGTACCGCATTGGCGGCGGGTAAAGGCGCGGATGTTTCGGCACTGCGTGCTCGGGTTTCTGCATTGGCTGAGCAGTTCCCGCTGTATGACGGTTTAGAAGATTGGAAACTGATGTAG
- a CDS encoding LysR family transcriptional regulator substrate-binding protein → MSLTIAYIHGTAPDKWFRRFAEQTNHQIDRVFGCDDSIEALFAGEADIALVRLPDPRITDQYHVVRLYQEQPGIGVPKDSELTLLEEISYEDIVGENCLYQPDKTVDVAKVREAVQVVAANVGVVLAPQPLLRSMNHKMIAHRPYQSGVPTEIGVVWPKEKDRDEIQDFVGITRGRTPRSSRQSAPKRSAREKAKAKQQRRNGKGGVSRRR, encoded by the coding sequence ATGAGCCTGACCATTGCATACATTCATGGCACAGCGCCGGATAAGTGGTTTCGTCGATTTGCTGAGCAAACCAACCACCAAATCGATCGTGTCTTCGGTTGTGATGATTCAATCGAAGCTTTGTTCGCGGGTGAGGCGGATATTGCTTTGGTGCGGCTTCCGGATCCGCGGATTACCGATCAATACCATGTGGTGCGGCTTTATCAAGAGCAGCCAGGGATTGGAGTACCTAAGGATAGTGAATTAACGCTATTAGAGGAGATTTCGTACGAGGATATAGTGGGGGAGAACTGCCTATATCAGCCTGATAAAACGGTTGATGTGGCTAAGGTGCGGGAGGCAGTGCAAGTTGTTGCGGCAAATGTTGGTGTAGTTCTTGCCCCGCAGCCATTATTGCGCAGTATGAATCATAAAATGATTGCGCATCGGCCATATCAGTCTGGGGTGCCTACTGAAATTGGAGTGGTGTGGCCAAAGGAAAAGGATCGAGACGAAATCCAAGATTTTGTGGGGATTACCCGTGGGCGGACGCCGCGCTCTTCCCGGCAGTCCGCTCCAAAGCGGAGTGCAAGGGAGAAAGCTAAGGCCAAGCAGCAGCGGCGGAATGGAAAGGGTGGGGTATCGCGGCGTCGTTAA
- a CDS encoding biotin-dependent carboxyltransferase family protein, translating to MLEIVAPGPLALFQDRGRPGFANTGVSPSGCFDRLSAARANHAVGNAPEAPVIEILIGGFQAKVLADTTGIFTGTAAPITITTSQGKRHESYTNTLLDLHAGDIVSLGYSSYGLRAYFALRGGFDVPLTLGSASTDVLSNLGPAPIKAGDLIRTSNFAVGEHWWPKIRQLPPLWRPKRHEELTVILGPRSDWFYAATVLDFLAQDFQVSPESNRIGLRLKASRPLERSRKDELLSEGMVRGSIQVPPSGDPVVFGPDHPVTGGYPVIAVLTSRSCDRAAQLGAGDTVRFRLA from the coding sequence ATGCTTGAGATTGTGGCACCGGGGCCACTGGCACTATTCCAGGATCGGGGTCGCCCAGGTTTTGCCAATACCGGGGTAAGCCCTTCAGGTTGCTTTGACAGGTTAAGCGCTGCGCGCGCCAATCATGCCGTGGGTAATGCCCCAGAAGCCCCAGTAATAGAAATTTTGATCGGCGGATTTCAAGCGAAGGTTCTTGCGGATACGACCGGCATTTTTACCGGTACGGCCGCACCAATCACAATTACTACATCACAGGGGAAGCGGCACGAGAGCTATACCAATACCCTGCTGGATTTACATGCCGGCGACATTGTGTCATTGGGCTATTCTTCCTATGGTTTGCGTGCATATTTCGCACTCCGCGGAGGTTTTGACGTTCCCCTGACTCTTGGCAGTGCATCTACCGACGTGCTAAGTAATCTTGGACCTGCCCCCATAAAAGCTGGGGATCTCATTCGAACCAGTAATTTTGCTGTTGGCGAGCATTGGTGGCCAAAAATCCGGCAATTACCTCCACTATGGCGGCCAAAGCGCCACGAGGAACTCACTGTTATTTTGGGCCCGCGTTCGGACTGGTTTTATGCTGCCACAGTCCTCGATTTCCTTGCCCAGGATTTTCAGGTATCCCCCGAATCGAATCGAATCGGTTTGCGCCTAAAGGCTTCTCGACCATTGGAGCGATCCCGAAAAGACGAGTTGCTTAGCGAAGGCATGGTCCGCGGTTCGATTCAGGTTCCCCCCAGCGGCGACCCCGTGGTATTTGGTCCCGACCATCCCGTCACCGGCGGATACCCTGTTATTGCGGTACTCACCTCGCGTTCCTGTGACCGCGCAGCACAACTCGGCGCTGGCGATACAGTGCGCTTTCGACTTGCTTAA
- a CDS encoding GntR family transcriptional regulator, producing MGKATVEQLVRLLSNRIHMGELRPGTQLAEIALASQMGVSRNTLREAFRLLARDGLVEHLPNRGVFVRTITEDCDDIYAFRRFVELGALDHVHRDPHITAQCLYSMKNACDEAERAGARGDWAKAGAANTDFHQAIVDLVGCERLSEQTRIVLTQARLLFLSQADWKAVHKPFIEGNRSILAALQRDDVEHARLLLSDYLFRSKQLVGECR from the coding sequence ATGGGAAAAGCAACGGTTGAACAATTAGTGCGACTACTTTCAAACCGCATCCACATGGGTGAATTACGCCCCGGCACACAGCTTGCTGAGATCGCCTTAGCCAGCCAAATGGGGGTATCTCGTAATACTTTGCGTGAGGCATTCCGCCTCCTCGCACGCGATGGGCTTGTAGAGCACCTGCCGAATCGGGGTGTATTTGTTCGCACTATTACAGAAGACTGCGACGATATCTATGCTTTTCGACGATTCGTGGAGCTTGGGGCTCTCGACCATGTTCACCGCGATCCACACATTACGGCCCAATGCTTATATTCAATGAAAAACGCTTGCGATGAGGCTGAACGCGCCGGTGCGCGCGGAGACTGGGCTAAAGCGGGTGCCGCTAATACGGATTTCCATCAAGCAATTGTCGACCTTGTTGGGTGCGAACGTCTAAGCGAACAGACGAGGATTGTTTTAACCCAAGCCCGGTTACTTTTCCTTTCCCAAGCCGACTGGAAAGCTGTGCATAAACCGTTTATTGAAGGCAATCGAAGCATCCTCGCGGCCCTCCAACGCGACGATGTAGAACACGCAAGACTTTTGCTCTCTGACTACCTATTTCGCTCGAAACAGCTTGTAGGGGAATGCAGATAA
- a CDS encoding class II fumarate hydratase, which produces MTEQEFRIEHDTMGEVKVPVNALWRAQTQRAVENFPISGRGLETAQIRAMGLLKAACAQVNKDRGLLPAEKADAIIAAAKEIADGKHNGEFPIDVFQTGSGTSSNMNTNEVIASIAKANGVEVHPNDDVNMGQSSNDTFPTATHVAATEAAVKDLIPGLKVLHTSLLAKAKEWSSVVKSGRTHLMDAVPVTLGQEFAGYARQIEAGIERVEATLPRLGELPIGGTAVGTGLNTPADFGPKVVAELVKLTDVKELRECENHFEAQANRDGLVEFSGAMRTIAVSLNKIANDIRWMGSGPLTGLAEIHLPDLQPGSSIMPGKVNPVLCETATQVAAQVVGNDAAVVFGGAQGAFELNVFIPVMARNVLESAKLLANTSRVFAEKLVDGIEPNVERMKTLAESSPSIVTPLNSAIGYENAAKVAKTALKEGKTIRQTVIDMGFVDGKTLTEEELDKRLDVLAMCNTDRDK; this is translated from the coding sequence ATGACCGAGCAGGAATTCCGCATTGAGCACGACACCATGGGTGAAGTAAAAGTTCCGGTCAATGCTCTGTGGCGCGCCCAAACGCAGCGCGCCGTCGAGAATTTCCCAATTTCTGGCCGTGGACTGGAAACCGCGCAGATCCGCGCTATGGGCTTGCTCAAGGCTGCCTGCGCTCAGGTGAATAAGGATCGTGGTTTACTGCCAGCAGAAAAGGCAGACGCCATTATTGCCGCCGCTAAAGAAATTGCAGATGGCAAGCACAACGGTGAATTCCCCATTGACGTGTTCCAGACCGGCTCCGGCACCTCTTCGAACATGAACACCAATGAGGTTATTGCTTCTATCGCTAAGGCCAATGGTGTTGAGGTTCATCCAAACGATGATGTCAATATGGGGCAGTCTTCAAATGACACCTTCCCTACCGCAACACATGTTGCTGCTACGGAAGCCGCTGTAAAGGATCTCATTCCAGGATTGAAGGTACTGCACACTTCCCTGCTTGCTAAGGCTAAGGAATGGAGCAGTGTTGTAAAGTCGGGCCGCACCCACCTTATGGATGCCGTACCGGTAACGCTCGGCCAGGAATTCGCTGGCTACGCCCGCCAAATCGAAGCTGGTATCGAACGCGTTGAAGCTACCCTGCCACGTCTTGGTGAACTTCCAATCGGTGGCACCGCCGTAGGTACGGGTCTAAATACTCCAGCAGACTTTGGCCCGAAAGTTGTTGCGGAACTCGTAAAACTTACGGATGTGAAAGAGCTTCGCGAATGTGAGAACCACTTTGAAGCTCAAGCAAACCGTGATGGGCTCGTAGAATTCTCTGGCGCTATGCGAACAATCGCTGTTTCGCTTAATAAGATTGCCAATGATATCCGCTGGATGGGCTCCGGGCCACTGACTGGTCTTGCGGAAATCCACCTTCCAGACCTGCAGCCAGGCTCATCGATTATGCCCGGCAAAGTGAATCCTGTGCTCTGTGAAACCGCCACCCAGGTTGCTGCACAGGTTGTAGGCAATGACGCTGCTGTGGTTTTTGGCGGCGCACAGGGCGCCTTCGAACTCAATGTATTTATCCCAGTAATGGCGCGCAATGTTCTTGAATCCGCGAAATTGCTTGCAAATACTTCACGGGTATTCGCGGAGAAACTGGTTGACGGCATTGAGCCAAATGTTGAGCGTATGAAGACTCTCGCTGAGTCTTCCCCATCTATTGTGACCCCACTAAACTCCGCAATTGGTTATGAGAATGCAGCAAAGGTAGCAAAGACGGCGCTAAAGGAAGGCAAGACCATCCGCCAGACCGTAATTGATATGGGCTTTGTGGACGGCAAGACTCTCACCGAGGAAGAACTTGATAAGCGCCTCGATGTACTGGCCATGTGCAATACAGACCGCGATAAGTAA
- a CDS encoding isoprenyl transferase, which translates to MNYLPKLLYPVYEKLLRRELAGAKHPKHVAIMCDGNRRWAREAGFADVSHGHRVGAKKIGEMVRWCAETDIELVTIYLLSTENLGRNSEELELLFDIIGDVVVELADPITNCQVRLVGHLDLLPKRISERLRTAAETTKNHTGITVNVAVGYGGRQEIVDAVKELIHDLGAQGHNAETISEEISVESISSHLYTSGQPDPDLVIRTSGEQRLSGFLLWQAAYSEIWFTDTYWPAFRRIDFLRALRDYSSRHRRFGK; encoded by the coding sequence GTGAATTATCTGCCGAAGCTGCTGTACCCCGTGTACGAGAAACTTCTCCGCCGCGAGCTTGCGGGGGCCAAGCATCCGAAGCATGTTGCCATTATGTGTGACGGAAATCGACGCTGGGCGCGCGAAGCCGGGTTTGCAGATGTTAGCCATGGACACCGCGTTGGCGCCAAAAAAATCGGCGAAATGGTCCGCTGGTGTGCCGAAACCGATATCGAATTGGTTACAATTTACCTACTTTCTACCGAAAATCTAGGTAGAAATAGCGAAGAATTAGAACTCCTCTTTGACATTATTGGTGATGTTGTAGTGGAGCTTGCGGACCCCATTACTAATTGCCAAGTTCGCTTAGTGGGCCACCTTGACCTGCTGCCCAAACGCATCTCCGAACGTCTCCGCACTGCAGCCGAAACCACCAAAAACCACACCGGGATTACCGTAAATGTTGCTGTAGGCTACGGCGGACGCCAAGAAATTGTCGACGCCGTGAAAGAACTGATCCACGACCTAGGCGCTCAAGGGCACAATGCCGAAACAATCAGCGAAGAAATCTCGGTGGAGTCTATTTCTTCCCACCTGTATACTTCTGGGCAGCCAGACCCAGACCTGGTAATCCGGACCTCAGGGGAACAACGCCTCTCCGGATTCTTACTCTGGCAAGCAGCATACTCAGAAATATGGTTTACTGACACATACTGGCCGGCATTCCGCCGAATCGACTTTTTACGCGCACTGCGTGATTACTCTTCACGACACCGCCGTTTTGGAAAATGA